The following proteins come from a genomic window of Alphaproteobacteria bacterium:
- a CDS encoding YjgP/YjgQ family permease, with protein sequence MADTSATYRSSRTLQRYIFRQVLVTFLIVQGAIIGMSWIIGSMNHLRWVINNGMPFADYMYFNFLLIPINFKGLVTPSAVIAVIFVYNRLNSEREAVAMSAAGLSHLRLAMPGLVFAMLLAAFMAVHLAYISPMSYREFRAISHKLDNAGLVLNLKEKEFTSVAPDLAIYVGTRHSNSEFERVLVWETKDADEPLAVTAEQAKLIFDHEKPFFAMFNGTQQVYDRESRSISFTDFEQYTLNLEQYIQESWDPAAELRELYLPQLWALAHADPPRPKFRKYAFSRVAAAIKLIAIVAAVLAILLSGPFNRRGQAWRIVIAVATLFAVEGVVAVLVNATLASSVAGFGMLALCAALIAGGIWFLSRRSLGLNLPFRRRPPRRAPA encoded by the coding sequence ATGGCAGATACAAGCGCCACGTATCGGAGCAGCCGCACTTTGCAGCGCTATATCTTCCGACAGGTTCTGGTCACATTCCTGATCGTCCAGGGGGCTATTATCGGCATGTCCTGGATTATCGGCTCGATGAACCACCTGCGTTGGGTCATCAATAACGGCATGCCATTTGCCGACTACATGTACTTCAACTTTCTTCTCATCCCCATCAACTTCAAGGGTTTGGTGACGCCGTCCGCGGTCATCGCGGTGATTTTCGTGTACAACCGCCTCAATTCGGAACGCGAGGCGGTTGCGATGAGTGCGGCCGGTCTGAGCCACCTTCGCCTAGCCATGCCGGGGCTGGTATTCGCGATGTTGTTGGCCGCCTTTATGGCGGTGCACCTCGCCTACATTTCGCCAATGAGTTACCGCGAGTTTCGCGCTATCAGCCACAAACTGGATAACGCCGGACTCGTCCTCAACCTCAAGGAAAAGGAATTTACCTCTGTCGCCCCCGATCTGGCGATCTACGTCGGAACCCGGCACAGCAACTCCGAATTCGAACGTGTCCTTGTATGGGAGACCAAGGACGCGGATGAGCCGTTGGCGGTCACCGCCGAGCAAGCCAAGCTAATATTCGATCACGAGAAGCCATTCTTCGCCATGTTCAACGGCACGCAGCAGGTTTACGATCGAGAGTCGCGGTCCATTTCCTTCACCGATTTCGAGCAATACACGCTGAACCTGGAGCAATACATTCAGGAATCGTGGGATCCCGCGGCCGAGTTGCGGGAGCTCTACCTGCCCCAATTATGGGCCCTGGCCCATGCCGATCCGCCGCGTCCCAAGTTTCGTAAATACGCATTTAGCCGCGTGGCCGCTGCGATCAAATTGATCGCCATCGTTGCTGCGGTTTTGGCGATCCTGCTGTCCGGCCCCTTCAATCGGCGCGGCCAAGCCTGGCGCATCGTCATCGCCGTTGCGACATTGTTCGCCGTCGAAGGGGTGGTCGCCGTTCTCGTTAACGCGACACTCGCCAGTTCGGTCGCCGGATTCGGAATGCTCGCCTTGTGTGCCGCGCTTATCGCCGGCGGGATTTGGTTCCTTTCGCGGCGCAGCCTTGGCCTCAACCTACCCTTCCGCCGTCGGCCGCCGCGCCGAGCGCCGGCATAG
- the ndk gene encoding nucleoside-diphosphate kinase — MAIERTLSIIKPDATRRDLTGQVNARLESSGLRVVAQRRVRLTREQAEGFYAVHRERPFFDSLCSFMTSGPVVVQVLEGENAVARNREVMGATNPEDAAAGTIRKDFAESLEANSVHGSDSPENAAIEIAYFFSTVDIVG, encoded by the coding sequence ATGGCCATCGAGCGAACGCTTTCGATTATCAAACCCGACGCCACCCGTCGTGATTTGACCGGACAGGTCAACGCCCGTCTCGAATCCTCGGGCCTGCGAGTCGTGGCGCAGCGTCGTGTCCGCCTGACGCGAGAGCAGGCGGAAGGATTCTATGCCGTCCACCGCGAGCGCCCATTTTTCGACAGCCTCTGCAGTTTTATGACCTCGGGACCGGTGGTCGTTCAGGTACTTGAGGGGGAAAACGCCGTTGCCCGCAACCGTGAGGTCATGGGGGCGACCAACCCCGAAGACGCGGCCGCCGGAACCATCCGAAAGGATTTTGCCGAATCGCTCGAGGCCAATTCCGTGCACGGTTCCGATTCACCGGAAAATGCCGCGATCGAAATCGCCTACTTCTTCAGTACGGTCGATATTGTCGGTTGA
- a CDS encoding leucyl aminopeptidase, protein MKLSFVKPNLPTRGAVVIGVFDKRKLAPSAARLDKQVSGMVTRAMKASRFEGKKCQTLELAAPSGIELGRIVLLGLGEEKALDDLAAQDLGGTVVTFLNRVGEATATVLLDDFVAADQFAYGARLRTYRFDKYRTQEKPKNKPTLKSLSIGCGNASKARRSFGALDRVADGVFMTRDLVSEPANVIYPETLAKAARTLTGLGVKVEVLDEKQMGRLGMNALLGVAQGSARPPRLVVMQWQGVAKSKKSKPIAFVGKGVTFDTGGISLKPPAGMEEMKWDMGGAGVVIGLMKALAGRKAKVNAIGVVGLVENMPSGSAQRPGDIVASMSGQTIEVLNTDAEGRLVLADALWYTQDRFHPRLMIDLATLTGAIIISLGSEHAGLMSNNDEIAERLSNAGSKTGEKVWRLPLHNNYDKLINTDAADVKNIGNREAGSITAAQFLQRFVNDLPWAHLDIAGVTWSKKDSPTVPKGGTGFGVRLLDRFVAESYEVR, encoded by the coding sequence ATGAAATTAAGCTTTGTGAAGCCGAATTTACCGACCCGTGGTGCGGTCGTAATCGGTGTTTTCGATAAAAGGAAGCTCGCGCCGAGCGCCGCGCGTTTGGATAAACAGGTGTCCGGCATGGTGACGCGGGCAATGAAGGCAAGCAGGTTCGAGGGCAAAAAGTGTCAGACACTTGAACTCGCGGCACCAAGCGGCATCGAACTCGGCCGCATCGTGCTGCTCGGCCTCGGCGAGGAAAAGGCCCTTGACGATCTAGCCGCACAGGATCTCGGCGGAACCGTCGTGACCTTCCTCAATCGTGTGGGGGAGGCGACGGCGACGGTACTCCTTGATGATTTCGTGGCGGCCGATCAATTCGCCTATGGCGCCCGCCTGCGCACCTATCGGTTCGATAAATATCGGACCCAAGAAAAACCGAAGAACAAGCCGACGCTGAAGTCGCTTTCGATTGGTTGCGGCAATGCGTCAAAGGCTCGCCGCTCGTTTGGCGCGCTGGACAGGGTCGCCGACGGCGTCTTCATGACCCGTGACCTCGTTTCGGAGCCCGCCAATGTCATATATCCGGAAACCTTGGCCAAGGCCGCCCGCACATTGACCGGTCTCGGCGTCAAGGTAGAAGTCCTCGACGAAAAGCAAATGGGGCGGCTCGGCATGAACGCGCTCCTTGGCGTTGCCCAAGGCAGCGCGCGACCGCCACGGCTCGTGGTCATGCAGTGGCAGGGCGTTGCAAAATCTAAGAAAAGCAAGCCGATTGCGTTCGTCGGCAAAGGCGTGACCTTCGATACTGGCGGCATATCGTTGAAGCCGCCGGCCGGAATGGAGGAGATGAAATGGGACATGGGCGGCGCCGGCGTGGTGATAGGTTTGATGAAGGCGCTGGCCGGCAGGAAGGCTAAAGTAAACGCGATCGGGGTCGTCGGCTTGGTCGAGAACATGCCATCCGGGTCGGCGCAGCGGCCGGGCGATATCGTCGCCTCGATGTCGGGTCAGACGATCGAAGTTCTGAACACCGATGCCGAGGGCAGGCTCGTTCTGGCCGATGCGCTATGGTACACGCAGGACCGTTTTCACCCCCGACTCATGATCGATCTCGCGACTTTGACCGGTGCCATCATCATTTCCCTTGGCAGCGAACACGCAGGTCTGATGTCGAACAACGACGAGATTGCCGAGCGGCTAAGCAATGCCGGCAGCAAGACGGGAGAGAAAGTATGGCGTCTCCCGCTCCACAACAATTACGACAAACTGATCAACACGGACGCCGCGGACGTCAAGAATATTGGCAACCGCGAGGCGGGGAGCATAACCGCGGCACAATTCCTACAGCGATTCGTCAATGATCTGCCGTGGGCGCATCTCGATATTGCCGGCGTCACCTGGTCGAAGAAGGATTCTCCGACGGTGCCCAAGGGGGGAACCGGTTTCGGGGTGCGGTTGTTGGACAGATTCGTCGCCGAAAGTTATGAGGTCAGATAG
- a CDS encoding LPS-assembly protein LptD encodes MVRRALLSACLAALVLLAISAASFAAGKDEALISADSLTYDESLQLVIARGNVEIVRENRMLLADTLTYNERDDIVTASGNVMLIEPGGNVYFADFMKLEDGMKKGFIDDLSVLWTDNTRIATEHATFVDETEKRYTRVIMSPCDLCKEDPTRPPLWQLKADEVVHDEIAHDVVYHDVTLEMWGVPVFYTPYLSQADQTVDKRSGILFPSYGYDTELGYTFQVPYFWNVAPDLDFTFSPIITTKERVNLVTEYRQRFTDGLIEILGSGTYVEQTDDDNNPGDGNELRGHIEGHGQFDINNTWRWGFDLHRSTDKTYLRRYGFDSPTTLVSDAYIEGFNQRSYASGETFFFQGQRDEDEPGDTPIVVPFIQFNHVSQPTDYGARWGIDASLLNIIRTESVNTFRLALDGEWVLPHTFEDGQIVTVTASVLGEYYFGQVLDDVTMPFGPTTDVNKGRIYPQLIVDWRYPFGRRSGTTQQLIEPIVAIVVAPPDPNSSDLPNEDSQDLNFSDANLFEGNRFPGIDLLDGGQRIVYGLKAGVYGDNGGFSSVFFGQSYRFYGDTVYPTNSGLDSALSDFVGRVQIQPTDWANFVARFRLDSGDFAARVIEIDSSFYFDPFEFDIDYTFVDGVTSPTLSFDTREDLNFRTRVQIDENWRASASHRHDLANGEPLSSRVGAFYSDECFDFGAEYERRFFDDSAFSGDNRFFFSLIYKHLGEVRTSI; translated from the coding sequence ATGGTTCGGCGCGCTCTATTGTCCGCGTGCCTTGCCGCCCTGGTCTTGCTGGCCATATCGGCAGCGTCCTTTGCCGCCGGCAAGGATGAAGCCCTCATCAGCGCCGATTCGCTCACTTACGACGAATCACTCCAACTGGTCATTGCGCGCGGCAACGTCGAGATCGTTCGCGAAAACCGCATGCTGCTGGCCGACACGCTGACCTACAACGAGCGCGATGACATCGTAACCGCGTCCGGCAACGTTATGTTGATCGAGCCCGGCGGCAACGTTTATTTCGCCGATTTCATGAAGCTCGAGGACGGTATGAAAAAGGGCTTCATCGATGACCTAAGTGTGTTGTGGACGGACAACACGCGGATCGCGACGGAGCACGCGACATTCGTCGACGAAACCGAGAAGCGTTACACGCGGGTCATCATGTCGCCCTGCGATTTGTGCAAGGAGGATCCTACGCGCCCGCCGCTGTGGCAGTTAAAGGCCGACGAGGTGGTGCATGATGAAATCGCGCACGACGTCGTCTACCATGACGTAACCCTCGAAATGTGGGGCGTGCCGGTATTCTATACGCCCTATCTTTCGCAGGCGGATCAGACCGTCGACAAGCGGTCGGGCATACTTTTCCCGAGCTATGGCTACGATACCGAGCTCGGCTACACATTCCAGGTACCCTATTTCTGGAATGTGGCGCCCGATCTGGATTTTACTTTCTCCCCCATTATCACGACCAAAGAGCGGGTCAATCTGGTCACCGAATACCGCCAACGATTTACCGATGGCCTGATCGAGATTCTCGGCAGCGGCACCTATGTCGAACAGACCGACGACGACAACAACCCCGGCGATGGAAACGAACTCCGCGGCCACATCGAAGGTCACGGGCAGTTCGACATCAACAACACCTGGCGCTGGGGATTCGACCTCCACCGTTCGACCGACAAGACCTATCTGCGCCGCTACGGCTTCGATTCCCCGACCACGTTGGTCAGCGACGCCTATATCGAGGGCTTCAATCAACGCAGCTACGCGTCGGGCGAGACCTTCTTTTTCCAGGGCCAGAGGGACGAAGACGAGCCTGGCGATACGCCAATTGTCGTGCCCTTCATCCAGTTCAACCATGTCAGCCAACCGACCGACTACGGGGCGCGATGGGGAATCGACGCCAGTTTGCTCAATATCATTCGGACGGAAAGCGTCAATACGTTCCGCTTGGCGCTGGACGGGGAATGGGTGTTGCCGCATACCTTCGAGGACGGGCAGATTGTTACGGTCACCGCTTCGGTTTTGGGCGAGTACTACTTTGGCCAGGTCCTCGACGATGTGACGATGCCTTTCGGGCCGACAACGGACGTCAACAAAGGGCGGATCTATCCGCAGCTCATCGTCGACTGGCGTTATCCGTTCGGGCGCCGCTCGGGCACAACACAACAATTGATCGAACCGATCGTCGCCATTGTGGTCGCGCCACCGGATCCGAATTCGTCCGACCTCCCGAATGAGGACAGCCAAGATTTGAACTTCAGTGATGCGAATCTTTTCGAAGGCAACCGGTTCCCCGGAATCGACTTGCTCGATGGCGGCCAAAGGATCGTTTACGGATTGAAGGCTGGCGTCTATGGCGATAACGGCGGCTTCTCGTCCGTGTTTTTCGGGCAGAGTTATCGATTTTACGGCGATACGGTCTATCCGACGAATTCGGGACTCGACAGCGCGTTGTCCGACTTTGTCGGCCGGGTCCAAATTCAGCCGACCGACTGGGCCAATTTCGTCGCCCGGTTCCGCCTCGACAGCGGTGATTTCGCGGCCCGCGTTATCGAAATCGACTCCAGCTTCTACTTCGATCCGTTCGAGTTCGATATCGATTATACGTTCGTCGATGGCGTAACCAGTCCGACGCTGTCCTTCGATACTCGCGAAGATCTCAATTTCAGAACACGCGTACAGATTGACGAGAATTGGCGCGCATCCGCCTCCCACCGCCACGACCTGGCCAATGGCGAGCCGTTGAGTTCCCGCGTAGGTGCATTTTATTCGGATGAATGTTTCGACTTTGGTGCGGAATATGAACGCCGTTTCTTCGACGATTCCGCGTTTTCCGGCGACAATCGGTTCTTTTTCTCGCTGATTTACAAGCATTTGGGCGAAGTGAGAACGAGTATCTGA
- a CDS encoding phosphoribosylglycinamide formyltransferase: MARLKVAVMISGRGSNLQALIDAAAEPSFPAEIALVISNVPGAKGLERATRSGIDAQVVDHRDFATREDFEHQLDRALSGHHVELVCLAGFMRILTPSFVGRWHDRLVNIHPSLLPKHKGLDTHARALEAGDVVSGCTIYFVRPDMDAGPIIVQTEVEIRPGDTEEQLAARVLEAEHRSYPRAVKAIAEGRVRVVGDRVEIEGGL; encoded by the coding sequence ATGGCGCGACTGAAAGTCGCCGTGATGATTTCGGGCCGAGGCTCCAATTTGCAGGCCCTGATCGACGCGGCGGCGGAGCCCTCTTTTCCAGCCGAAATCGCGCTCGTCATATCCAATGTCCCGGGTGCGAAAGGACTGGAGCGCGCCACCCGGAGCGGCATCGACGCTCAAGTCGTCGATCACCGCGATTTCGCGACCCGAGAGGATTTCGAACACCAACTGGACCGCGCCCTAAGCGGTCATCACGTAGAATTGGTCTGTCTGGCTGGATTCATGCGGATTCTGACGCCCAGCTTCGTCGGTCGCTGGCACGATCGATTGGTCAACATCCACCCCTCGCTGCTGCCCAAGCATAAGGGCTTGGACACCCATGCCCGCGCCCTCGAGGCCGGCGATGTCGTCAGCGGCTGCACGATTTATTTCGTGCGTCCGGACATGGATGCCGGACCGATCATCGTGCAGACCGAGGTCGAAATCCGCCCCGGAGACACGGAGGAACAGCTTGCCGCCCGGGTCCTCGAGGCCGAACACCGGAGCTATCCCCGCGCCGTCAAGGCGATCGCCGAAGGCAGGGTTCGCGTGGTCGGAGATAGGGTCGAGATTGAGGGTGGCCTATGA
- the pdxA gene encoding 4-hydroxythreonine-4-phosphate dehydrogenase PdxA yields MAGHADGLLAVTMGEPAGIGGELTMLAWQSRMPDQPPFFVVDDPARLARICRNLGWSIPIEAVTDAGHAREVFDNALPVVPITVPVAVEPGRPNSKNAAAVLASIDRCLTLVREGAADALVTNPIHKHVLMDAGFEHPGHTDYLAQRAGSAGRAVMMLVSPSLRVVPVTVHLPLAQVSAALSEDLIVRHCQATEEALRRDFAVANPRIAVAALNPHGGEGGVLGKEEIEIIQPAVEHARTMQINVIGPTPADSLFHPIAREQFDAAICMYHDQALIPLKTLDFDAGVNVTIGLPFIRTSPDHGTAFDIAGTGRANPRSMIEALKLAAVIAQRRAQSAKTA; encoded by the coding sequence ATGGCTGGCCATGCGGACGGCTTGCTCGCCGTCACCATGGGCGAGCCGGCTGGGATTGGCGGCGAGCTCACAATGCTGGCCTGGCAATCCCGGATGCCAGATCAACCACCCTTCTTTGTCGTTGATGATCCGGCCCGGCTGGCAAGAATATGTCGGAACCTGGGATGGTCGATTCCGATCGAAGCGGTGACCGATGCCGGGCATGCGCGTGAGGTTTTTGACAACGCACTGCCGGTGGTGCCGATCACGGTTCCGGTCGCGGTAGAACCCGGTCGGCCGAATTCGAAGAACGCGGCGGCCGTGCTGGCCTCGATCGATCGATGCCTAACGCTGGTTCGTGAAGGGGCGGCCGACGCCCTGGTTACCAATCCAATTCACAAGCATGTCCTGATGGACGCCGGGTTCGAGCATCCGGGCCATACCGACTACTTGGCACAACGAGCGGGCAGCGCCGGCCGCGCGGTCATGATGCTGGTCTCGCCATCGCTGCGCGTGGTTCCGGTGACCGTCCATCTGCCCCTGGCCCAAGTTTCAGCGGCTCTAAGCGAAGATCTCATCGTTCGGCACTGCCAAGCAACCGAGGAGGCTTTGCGGCGAGATTTCGCCGTCGCCAATCCGAGGATCGCGGTGGCCGCGCTGAACCCCCACGGCGGCGAAGGCGGTGTCCTCGGCAAAGAAGAGATCGAGATAATCCAGCCGGCGGTCGAGCACGCGCGCACCATGCAAATCAATGTCATAGGGCCGACTCCAGCCGACAGTCTCTTCCACCCAATCGCTCGCGAACAGTTCGACGCGGCGATTTGCATGTACCATGACCAGGCGCTTATCCCGCTGAAAACGCTCGATTTTGATGCCGGAGTCAATGTCACCATCGGGCTTCCCTTCATCCGCACCTCGCCCGATCACGGTACGGCATTCGATATCGCCGGAACCGGGCGTGCCAATCCGCGTAGTATGATCGAAGCCCTGAAACTGGCCGCCGTGATCGCACAACGGCGGGCGCAATCGGCGAAGACGGCATAG
- the rsmA gene encoding 16S rRNA (adenine(1518)-N(6)/adenine(1519)-N(6))-dimethyltransferase RsmA — protein sequence MVSSEEPPPLRDVIARYGLSARKGLGQHFLLDQNLTAKIARSAGDLTGANVIEVGPGPGGLTRALLESSAATVVAVERDARCIDALTELGARYPGRLKVIEADARRVDVSTLAPAPRHIVANLPYNISTVLLIAWLRQAEAFASMTLMFQREVAERLVASPRTHAYGRLTIAAQWRCHADLLFDLPPAAFVPPPKVTSTVVRLVPRPTPLCDADPTCLERVVAATFGQRRKMIRSSLRSLGIDANLLCEAAAIEPTARAEALDIVAYCALARAYRKMITDRGEGC from the coding sequence ATGGTTAGCAGCGAAGAACCGCCGCCCCTTCGAGACGTTATCGCCAGGTACGGCCTTTCGGCACGCAAGGGGCTGGGACAACATTTCCTTCTCGATCAGAACCTAACGGCAAAGATAGCGCGCAGTGCCGGTGACCTGACCGGGGCAAATGTCATCGAGGTCGGTCCAGGTCCCGGCGGTCTAACGCGTGCGCTTCTTGAGAGCTCCGCCGCAACGGTCGTCGCCGTCGAACGCGATGCGCGATGTATCGACGCGCTCACCGAACTCGGTGCGCGCTATCCCGGGCGCCTCAAAGTCATTGAGGCGGACGCCCGTCGCGTCGACGTCTCGACATTGGCGCCGGCGCCACGCCACATCGTTGCCAACCTCCCGTATAATATATCGACCGTACTGCTCATTGCCTGGTTACGGCAAGCCGAGGCGTTCGCGTCGATGACCTTGATGTTTCAGCGCGAGGTCGCCGAACGGCTGGTCGCGTCGCCCCGTACCCACGCCTATGGCCGTCTCACAATTGCCGCCCAATGGCGCTGCCACGCCGATCTCCTGTTTGACCTGCCCCCCGCGGCCTTCGTACCGCCGCCGAAAGTCACGTCGACCGTGGTGCGCCTCGTTCCCCGCCCGACACCCCTCTGCGATGCCGATCCGACCTGCCTCGAACGCGTGGTGGCTGCGACGTTCGGACAACGTCGCAAGATGATCCGCTCGAGTCTTCGCTCCCTCGGCATCGATGCCAATCTGTTATGCGAGGCCGCCGCGATCGAGCCGACGGCACGCGCCGAGGCTCTCGACATTGTGGCCTACTGCGCCCTCGCCCGTGCATATCGGAAAATGATCACTGACCGCGGCGAAGGTTGTTGA
- a CDS encoding DNA polymerase III subunit chi produces MSRVDFYHLTRSSLESALPRLLEKVLKSGARAVVMVGSDERVEALNAHLWTYDDRGFLPHGSAKDGHAAEQPIWLTNQDENPNAASVLVMVDGSRSQRLAEYDRCLEMFDGRDDDAVAAARRRWAEYRDAGHQVSYFQQNERGGWEEKA; encoded by the coding sequence GTGTCACGGGTCGATTTCTATCACCTGACCCGCTCGAGCTTGGAGTCTGCGCTGCCGCGGCTGTTGGAAAAGGTTCTCAAAAGCGGCGCGCGTGCGGTTGTCATGGTCGGTTCCGATGAGCGGGTCGAAGCGTTGAACGCCCATCTCTGGACCTACGACGACCGTGGCTTCCTGCCTCACGGCAGCGCCAAGGACGGCCATGCGGCGGAGCAACCGATATGGCTGACAAATCAGGACGAAAATCCGAATGCGGCATCGGTTCTGGTGATGGTCGACGGTTCTCGATCGCAACGGTTGGCCGAGTACGACCGTTGTTTGGAAATGTTCGACGGTCGAGACGATGATGCGGTTGCTGCGGCGCGGCGGCGATGGGCGGAATATCGCGATGCCGGGCACCAAGTGAGCTATTTTCAGCAGAACGAGCGGGGGGGCTGGGAAGAAAAGGCATAG
- a CDS encoding LptF/LptG family permease: MARNFLISYCGVIAVLTVLNFLKYLIDYGRKSTGREDLTFDIVLEMSALRIPQTVELMTPIALLAAGMIAMWRLSRNNELVAIRAAGISVWQFLTPALLVAIAISAVVLGIINPLGADSLARHNALYTKYIDAKDRVFKVSSVGLWFREVDSAGITVIHADRLDSGGDSVAIEAVSVLLFDFNDRLRLRIDADRGELHDGYWRLINTVSKEPGIGPQSHEFIDLKTRQTVTQIQEGITEPDSVPFWKLPEVIALTEAAGFTAVRYRIHWNTLLASPVLFCAMMLIAATFTLRMPRRGGTMKLIIAGIMAGFIVELLKYVMVTLGNFGQVPVVLAAWTPAVAALMFGVAALFHVEDG; encoded by the coding sequence GTGGCACGAAATTTTTTGATTTCATACTGCGGCGTGATAGCCGTCCTCACGGTTTTGAATTTTCTGAAATATCTAATCGACTATGGCCGCAAATCGACCGGCCGGGAGGATTTGACATTCGACATCGTCCTCGAGATGTCGGCGCTTCGAATCCCCCAGACCGTCGAGCTCATGACACCGATCGCCTTGCTGGCCGCCGGTATGATTGCGATGTGGCGACTCAGCCGGAACAATGAACTGGTCGCCATCCGGGCGGCCGGAATCTCGGTCTGGCAATTCCTCACTCCCGCATTGCTCGTCGCGATCGCGATTAGCGCTGTCGTCCTCGGCATCATCAATCCGTTGGGCGCGGACAGCTTGGCCCGACACAATGCGCTCTACACGAAGTACATCGATGCCAAGGATCGAGTGTTCAAGGTCTCGTCCGTCGGCCTCTGGTTTCGTGAAGTCGATTCGGCGGGCATCACCGTCATCCATGCCGATAGATTGGACAGTGGTGGCGACAGCGTCGCGATTGAAGCGGTTTCGGTCCTGTTGTTCGATTTCAATGATCGGCTTCGCCTGCGGATCGACGCCGATCGCGGCGAGCTTCACGATGGATATTGGCGACTGATCAATACCGTGTCCAAGGAGCCGGGAATTGGGCCCCAGTCGCATGAATTCATCGACCTCAAGACACGGCAGACGGTGACCCAAATCCAGGAAGGCATTACAGAGCCCGATTCCGTTCCATTCTGGAAACTGCCAGAGGTCATAGCTTTGACAGAAGCGGCCGGCTTCACAGCCGTTCGCTATCGTATACACTGGAATACGCTGCTGGCGTCGCCGGTCCTGTTTTGCGCGATGATGTTGATCGCGGCGACTTTTACATTGAGGATGCCGAGGCGCGGCGGCACGATGAAATTGATAATCGCCGGAATTATGGCGGGGTTTATCGTTGAACTTTTGAAGTACGTGATGGTAACGCTCGGTAACTTTGGCCAGGTTCCAGTTGTACTGGCGGCATGGACGCCCGCCGTCGCCGCGCTCATGTTCGGCGTAGCGGCATTGTTCCATGTTGAAGACGGTTGA
- a CDS encoding aa3-type cytochrome c oxidase subunit IV, protein MADSFDLKSHEQTWHGFCKLMKYSLGAIVIVLIFLALITL, encoded by the coding sequence ATGGCCGATAGTTTCGACTTGAAATCGCATGAACAGACTTGGCACGGCTTCTGCAAACTGATGAAGTATTCTCTCGGTGCCATAGTCATCGTGCTAATTTTTTTGGCGCTGATCACGCTCTAG
- a CDS encoding phosphoribosylformylglycinamidine cyclo-ligase, producing the protein MAKTSEEVISGRSYKQAGVDIDAGNRLIDKIKPMASATARPGTVAEIGGFGGLFDLAAAGYADPILVAATDGVGTKLKIAIAAGQHRTVGIDLVAMCVNDLVVQAAEPLLFLDYFATARLDIEVAEAVVAGIAEGCRLAGCALLGGETAEMPGMYRDGDYDIAGFAVGAVERDGLLTGATVSGGDTVLGLASNGLHSNGFSLVRRVVETAGLDYAAPAPFAAERTLADALLSPTRIYVRGCLDAVATGGVKALAHITGGGLVENLPRILPDTAAVRLFAQSWSVQPVFRWLAATGNIASDEMMRTFNCGIGMVAIVGPAHLDTARAAFEAAGEATTIIGTVEPRAAGAAPVMIDDMEHLWRD; encoded by the coding sequence ATAGCCAAGACAAGCGAGGAAGTCATCAGCGGCCGATCCTACAAACAGGCGGGTGTCGATATCGACGCCGGCAACCGTCTGATCGACAAGATCAAACCGATGGCGAGCGCAACCGCGCGGCCCGGCACCGTAGCCGAGATCGGCGGATTTGGTGGCCTCTTCGACCTTGCGGCCGCCGGATATGCGGACCCGATCCTGGTTGCCGCGACCGATGGCGTCGGAACCAAGCTCAAGATCGCCATCGCTGCCGGACAGCATCGGACGGTGGGAATCGATCTGGTTGCCATGTGCGTCAACGATCTGGTGGTCCAGGCCGCCGAACCTCTTCTGTTCCTGGATTATTTCGCCACTGCCCGCCTCGATATCGAGGTCGCCGAAGCGGTGGTGGCCGGCATCGCCGAAGGCTGCCGCCTCGCGGGGTGCGCCCTACTTGGCGGCGAAACCGCCGAAATGCCGGGCATGTACCGGGACGGAGACTATGATATCGCCGGCTTTGCCGTCGGCGCCGTAGAGCGCGATGGCTTGTTGACGGGAGCCACCGTATCGGGGGGCGATACCGTGCTTGGCCTCGCTTCCAACGGCTTGCATTCGAACGGATTTTCGCTGGTCAGAAGGGTCGTCGAAACCGCCGGCCTTGACTACGCGGCGCCGGCCCCGTTCGCCGCCGAGCGCACGCTCGCCGACGCCCTGCTCTCGCCCACGCGGATCTACGTCCGCGGCTGCCTCGACGCCGTCGCGACCGGCGGCGTCAAGGCTCTCGCCCACATCACCGGGGGTGGCCTGGTCGAGAATCTGCCTCGCATCCTACCGGATACGGCGGCGGTGCGGCTTTTCGCGCAATCCTGGAGCGTACAGCCGGTATTCCGTTGGCTGGCCGCGACCGGCAATATCGCGAGCGACGAGATGATGCGGACGTTCAATTGCGGAATCGGCATGGTCGCGATCGTCGGTCCCGCGCACTTGGATACGGCAAGGGCGGCGTTTGAAGCCGCCGGCGAGGCAACCACCATTATCGGCACGGTGGAGCCGCGCGCGGCGGGCGCCGCACCGGTGATGATCGACGATATGGAGCACCTATGGCGCGACTGA